The following coding sequences lie in one Aspergillus puulaauensis MK2 DNA, chromosome 3, nearly complete sequence genomic window:
- a CDS encoding uncharacterized protein (COG:S;~EggNog:ENOG410PPS0;~InterPro:IPR018571;~PFAM:PF09463;~TransMembrane:1 (o88-111i)) produces the protein MSPHAIDPLSPHALFARAGSNCKECPQEAPSCDCPSGTTCMMTAQSCNECASVNCVKTSTGSSSGSQESSSSGDGGGGGGGGGTNAGAIAGGVIGGLAVVGIITFLIWWFVIRKKRQQQSDESEKSSYAPRAAGSAASGAQSRKSTHSIASTVLTRASNVIQIAYIPGVTNRSPPDTPLVPPVPPLPGASADQHFFMPGDLRDSSWSDMTTDRRSMANTLRSSVATTIYRNDAIVSPIPAQQVTRTRAAMVNVQNGASPQTLGPDAPAVPAITQSQLAKAGVTDANNNSSIVGRAVTAKPVMVKTLGKKNNAAKSPVQPIAEQPESSPEPSSSSSLVGATENNTPNNAETTRRSKVPTVIEDSPAIIQSPFNDQAETPTETDNKRNSAFLDGSDASTKRHSGAHPPRGESPFADANEVK, from the exons ATGTCACCTCACGCTATTGATCCCCTCTCACCTCACG CCTTGTTTGCCCGTGCCGGCTCAAACTGTAAAGAATGTCCGCAAGAAGCTCCTTCTTGTGATTGCCCATCCGGCACAACATGCATGATGACAGCACAGTCATGCAACGAGTGCGCATCTGTAAACTGTGTCAAAACATCCACAGGCAGTTCCTCAGGCTCACAGGAGAGTTCATCTAGTggggacggaggaggaggaggaggagggggaggaacCAACGCGGGCGCCATTGCGGGTGGTGTTATTGGAGGCCTTGCGGTGGTTGGAATCATCACATTTCTGATCTGGTGGTTTGTCATCCGCAAAAAgcgccaacaacaatcagACGAGTCGGAAAAGAGCTCGTACGCCCCCCGTGCTGCTGGCAGCGCCGCCAGTGGTGCGCAGTCAAGGAAATCAACTCACTCAATTGCGTCAACCGTTTTGACTCGAGCGTCGAATGTTATTCAAATCGCCTACATTCCGGGCGTTACGAACCGATCTCCTCCGGACACACCTCTCGTACCCCctgttcctcctcttcctggcGCGTCGGCCGATCAGCATTTCTTCATGCCTGGAGATCTCCGCGACTCGTCCTGGTCTGATATGACGACCGATCGCCGTTCCATGGCCAACACTCTACGAAGCAGTGTCGCCACGACTATCTACCGCAACGATGCTATCGTGAGCCCTATCCCTGCTCAGCAGGTGACACGTACTCGTGCTGCCATGGTTAACGTTCAAAATGGTGCTTCACCTCAGACACTGGGCCCTGATGCTCCCGCTGTTCCTGCTATCACCCAGTCGCAGCTCGCCAAGGCAGGAGTTACCGACGCGAACAACAACAGCTCAATTGTGGGCCGTGCTGTCACTGCTAAACCCGTCATGGTGAAGACTcttggaaagaagaacaacgcgGCGAAATCGCCTGTCCAGCCTATTGCGGAGCAACCTGAATCTAGTCCCGAACCCTCGTCCAGCAGTTCTCTTGTTGGCGCAACCGAGAACAACACACCCAACAACGCCGAGACGACAAGGCGATCTAAAGTCCCAACAGTGATCGAAGACTCACCAGCTATTATCCAAAGCCCCTTCAACGACCAAGCCGAAACACCAACCGAGACAGACAACAAACGTAACTCGGCCTTCTTAGACGGGTCCGACGCAAGCACGAAGCGACACAGCGGAGCACACCCTCCCCGTGGAGAGAGTCCCTTCGCAGATGCAAATGAAGTGAAATAA
- a CDS encoding putative endosomal sorting complex protein TSG101 (COG:O,U;~EggNog:ENOG410PR05;~InterPro:IPR017916,IPR016135,IPR008883,IPR037202;~PFAM:PF09454,PF05743;~go_process: GO:0006464 - cellular protein modification process [Evidence IEA];~go_process: GO:0015031 - protein transport [Evidence IEA]), which produces MASVPQRTLNWLYSVLIRDHYDPRQTYQDPNRTYYDVANVLAKFPTLAPETAVYTYETGFSALLLQLSGTLPVNYRGTVFKFPVALWIPNTYPREPPIVYVRPTEYMTVRVGQHVTLEGRVYHHYLAHWVGAWERSSILDLLSILQDVFAKEPPVKYKQPQPIPQQPHQAHQVQAPPPRPPLPPELASSSTRTSAPQSPAIQSPQLASPVPPPPPPKPGQLPSATDTPQQSAQVQHHNTPPPLPPLPPKEQGHRQPISQVHGAIGSPQNRTSQYLPHQGNVPGGPHPPQAQVPPFQHTQQHNAPPPGPAYAPGPGYYQGPNGTRDIAPPNQPPQLQGPQVLPRPTYHQQPPPAPQVQPHPPHQGPPQTVPASQQPPLQPKPTAEDLLTSPFELDLPSFTPTGPAPPIPPNPEKDALLQAVSKALTETLQANIAHSESAAHSLTSQSHSLHAAITTLQGEISSLNTLNSTLESNTSVLQQSLHRADAVIADAQTRVSSAQPSSSSDPASTGLPAIDEILVAPTVVGKQLYDLVAEERGIQQAIYALQAALVKGIIGVETWSRHTRGLAREAFMKRALIRKIGKGMGLEEY; this is translated from the exons ATGGCTTCGGTCCCGCAGAGGACGCTGAATTGGTTGTACAGTGTTCTGATCAGG GACCACTACGACCCCAGACAAACATACCAGGACCCCAACCGCACCTACTACGATGTCGCAAACGTCCTGGCCAAATTTCCCACCCTCGCCCCTGAAACCGCTGTCTACA CCTACGAGACCGGATTCTCTGCGCTCCTTCTGCAACTGTCAGGAACATTACCCGTCAACTATCGCGGCACCGTTTTCAAATTTCCTGTCGCATTATGGATCCCGAATACCTACCCCCGCGAGCCACCGATTGTCTATGTGAGGCCGACGGAGTATATGACGGTTCGAGTAGGCCAGCATGTGACGTTGGAGGGGAGGGTCTATCACCATTATCTAGCGCATTGGGTTGGGGCTTGGGAA CGCTCATCTATCCTTGATCTCTTGTCGATTTTACAGGACGTCTTCGCGAAGGAACCACCCGTGAAATACAAGCAGCCGCAACCTATACCGCAACAACCGCACCAGGCGCACCAGGTCCAGGCACCCCCTCCGCGTCCTCCCCTGCCCCCGGAACTCGCAAGTTCATCTACTCGGACGTCAGCGCCTCAATCGCCTGCAATTCAATCCCCTCAACTTGCTTCCCCAgtaccaccacctccccctcctaaGCCGGGCCAGCTACCAAGCGCTACGGATACACCGCAACAGAGCGCTCAGGTGCAACATCACAACACTCCGCCGCCGCTACCTCCATTACCACCGAAGGAACAGGGCCATCGACAGCCTATATCTCAGGTTCACGGCGCTATCGGGAGCCCACAGAACAGGACTTCCCAGTACCTACCTCATCAAGGCAATGTCCCTGGAGGACCACATCCTCCGCAAGCGCAAGTACCACCTTTCCAACATACACAGCAACATAACGCTCCGCCTCCGGGTCCCGCATATGCTCCAGGCCCTGGTTACTATCAAGGCCCGAACGGAACACGCGATATCGCTCCACCTAATCAGCCTCCTCAACTCCAAGGGCCACAGGTGCTTCCTCGCCCGACATATCACCAACAGCCACCCCCAGCTCCGCAAGTACAGCCCCATCCACCTCATCAGGGCCCACCTCAAACcgttccagccagccagcaaCCACCCCTGCAGCCAAAGCCCACAGCAGAAGATCTATTAACATCCCCCTTCGAGCTCGACCTCCCTTCCTTCACACCCACGGGCCCCGCACCACCCATCCCCCCAAACCCAGAAAAGGACGCTCTCCTCCAAGCCGTCTCCAAAGCCCTCACCGAAACCCTCCAAGCAAACATCGCCCACTCTGAATCTGCAGCCCACTCCCTAACCTCTCAATCGCACTCTCTCCACGCCGCAATCACAACCCTCCAAGGCGAGATCTCCTCCCTAAACACCCTCAACTCAACCCTCGAATCCAACACTTCCGTCCTCCAACAATCCCTCCACCGCGCCGACGCCGTCATAGCAGACGCCCAGACCCGCGTCTCCTCAGCCCAGCCGTCCTCAAGCTCAGACCCTGCCTCCACCGGCCTCCCCGCAATCGATGAAATCCTCGTCGCCCCGACAGTCGTGGGCAAACAGCTCTACGATCTCGTCGCCGAAGAACGAGGCATTCAGCAGGCTATCTACGCCCTCCAAGCTGCCCTCGTTAAGGGCatcatcggcgtcgagacCTGGTCGCGCCATACCCGTGGTCTAGCTCGTGAGGCATTCATGAAGCGCGCACTGATCAGGAAGATTGGCAAAGGGATGGGGCTGGAGGAGTATTAG
- the preB gene encoding alpha-factor pheromone receptor STE2 (COG:T;~EggNog:ENOG410PQXS;~InterPro:IPR027458,IPR000366;~PFAM:PF02116;~TransMembrane:7 (o35-59i71-95o115-138i150-173o193-217i237-258o264-284i);~go_component: GO:0016020 - membrane [Evidence IEA];~go_function: GO:0004932 - mating-type factor pheromone receptor activity [Evidence IEA];~go_process: GO:0007186 - G protein-coupled receptor signaling pathway [Evidence IEA]), with amino-acid sequence MSSDFDPWTQNVTFHLADGTPFDVPIDMVDDFAQYPIRVCINYGSQLGATVVLLVILLLLTRAEKRASYVFWLNCLALLLNFARLLCSIIVFTSGFLKAYAVFTGDYSQVPTSDYANSVLGVIFAALLLTIIEISLVLQTQVVCSNLRRIYRRFLLCVSVVVALIPTGFRYWLSVENVKSIILSANSPVPLNWLESTANIVLTVSICFFCTVFITKLGFAIRLRRKLGLTEFGPMKVIFVMGCQTMIIPAIFSIVNYSTDVPELSTNILTLVTLSLPLSSLWAGTTLDKPNQTSSNARNLWQILSFSGYKGRHQPYTVTSSTSTAKQCTHCYSDSRPLTEKEDKNKKKGFRNDFTSFSSEQSGIAVEHDISVRSARRDSLGFV; translated from the exons ATGTCTTCGGATTTCGATCCCTGGACCCAAAATGTCACTTTTCACCTTGCGGATGGAACTCCTTTCGATGTGCCCATTGACATGGTCGACGACTTTGCTCAGTATCCGATCCGGGTGTGCATCAACTACGGCTCGCAGCTTGGAGCAACTGTCGTTCTTCTGGTTATACTTCTTCTGCTGACTAGAGCCGAGAAGCGTGCTTCCTATGTTTTCTGGCTCAACTGTCTCGCGCTGCTCCTTAACTTCGCGAGATTGCTCTGCTCAATCATCGTCTTCACCTCCGGCTTCTTGAAAGCCTATGCAGTCTTCACCGGCGACTACTCCCAAGTGCCTACCTCCGACTATGCAAACTCCGTTCTGGGAGTCATTTTCGCAGCTTTGCTCCTCACGATCATCGAGATATCGCTGGTCCTCCAAACGCAGGTTGTCTGTTCGAACCTAAGACGCATCTACCGTCGTTTTTTGCTCTGCGTGTCCGTCGTTGTTGCCCTCATCCCAACCGGGTTTCGGTACTGGCTGTCTGTTGAGAACGTAAAGAGCATTATCCTTTCAGCCAACAGTCCGGTACCCCTCAACTGGTTGGAGAGCACCGCGAACATTGTCCTCACCGTGAgcatctgcttcttctgTACGGTCTTCATAACCAAGCTTGGCTTTGCCATTCGACTCCGCCGCAAACTCGGCCTCACCGAATTCGGCCCTATGAAAGTTATCTTCGTCATGGGCTGCCAGACCATGATTATCCCAG ccatcttctcaatcgTAAACTACTCAACCGACGTCCCGGAGCTCTCCACCAACATCCTAACCCTAGTAACCCTCTCCCTACCTCTATCTTCCCTCTGGGCCGGCACAACTCTTGACAAACCCAACCAAACCTCTTCCAACGCCCGCAACCTATGGCAGATCCTCTCTTTCTCAGGATACAAGGGCAGACACCAGCCATACACGGTGACATCCTCTACTTCAACCGCCAAGCAATGCACCCACTGCTACTCCGACTCGCGACCCTTgacggagaaggaggataagaacaagaagaagggttTCAGGAATGACTTTACTTCGTTTTCTTCTGAGCAGTCCGGTATTGCGGTTGAGCATGATATTTCCGTGCGGAGTGCAAGGAGGGATTCGCTTGGGTTTGTTTGA